In a single window of the Streptomyces sp. NBC_00094 genome:
- a CDS encoding polysaccharide deacetylase family protein, with the protein MAALGLLGAVLVGCGGGGTDRTGPSSPSKEPAATGSPSPRADAAAGPRPAAGPASAEAARPSEAARPPVRTAPPTIAPGPGGLTPVYSRRTGGAEKVVALTFDADMTADQGPRAARGERFDNPELIATLRRLSVDATVFMTGRWAEEYPDQAKSIGGDPRFEIANHSYSHYAFASPCYGLPTVAGPDMTADVQRAFDSFRDAGAVNVVPYFRFPGGCYDDAALRALGPAGVTAVQWDVVSGDAFAKDADAVAQQVLDGVKPGSLVVMHCTRSAAPVTEQAIRRIVPELRARGYRFVKVSELMGGS; encoded by the coding sequence ATGGCGGCGCTTGGCCTCTTGGGTGCCGTCCTCGTCGGCTGTGGCGGGGGCGGCACCGACCGGACCGGACCGTCCTCCCCGTCGAAGGAGCCGGCCGCCACCGGCAGCCCGTCGCCCCGCGCCGACGCGGCGGCCGGACCCAGGCCGGCGGCGGGACCCGCCTCGGCGGAGGCGGCCCGCCCGTCGGAGGCGGCCCGCCCGCCCGTGCGCACCGCGCCGCCGACCATCGCCCCGGGGCCCGGCGGGCTCACCCCCGTCTACAGCCGCCGCACGGGCGGTGCCGAGAAGGTCGTCGCGCTCACCTTCGACGCCGACATGACCGCCGACCAGGGCCCCCGCGCCGCACGCGGTGAACGCTTCGACAACCCGGAGCTCATCGCGACCCTGCGCCGCCTCTCGGTGGACGCCACCGTCTTCATGACGGGCCGCTGGGCGGAGGAGTACCCGGACCAGGCCAAGTCCATCGGCGGCGACCCGCGCTTCGAGATCGCCAACCACTCCTACAGCCACTACGCCTTCGCGTCCCCCTGCTACGGCCTCCCGACCGTCGCCGGGCCCGACATGACGGCCGACGTGCAGCGGGCCTTCGACTCCTTCCGGGACGCCGGGGCCGTCAACGTCGTCCCCTACTTCCGCTTCCCCGGCGGCTGCTACGACGACGCCGCCCTGCGCGCGCTCGGCCCCGCCGGAGTGACGGCCGTCCAGTGGGACGTGGTCAGCGGCGACGCCTTCGCGAAGGACGCGGACGCCGTCGCCCAGCAGGTGCTCGACGGGGTGAAGCCCGGTTCGCTCGTCGTCATGCACTGCACGCGCAGCGCCGCCCCCGTCACCGAGCAGGCGATCCGCCGGATCGTCCCGGAGCTGCGGGCGCGCGGCTACCGCTTCGTGAAGGTCTCGGAGCTGATGGGCGGCAGCTGA
- a CDS encoding helix-turn-helix transcriptional regulator, with product MLDALGIDTRAEHIYRMLLQHADWGVAELAASLSLSEAEVRAALDRLSELSLLRPSATEHTRLHPVSPELAMESLLARQQAELLAQQQKLETSRAAAAQLIADWVGFQPLTDSPGVETLVGVDRIRDRLAELSRHIDSEVMAFVPDAPDAQNIESAKPLDASLLSRGVRMRTLYPESVRNNPAGTDYANWLAAMGGEVRTTPDIPVRMTVMDRRVAILPVYGENSGHSAVLLTGDGTLTALCALFDLAWDRADPLGTARTRDERGLTSQERETLRLLEHGHTDEAIAKRLGISTRTTRRIVAGVMDTLGARSRFQAGALASQRGWLAAPVPPHTRNDTP from the coding sequence ATGCTTGACGCGCTGGGGATCGACACCCGAGCGGAACACATCTACCGAATGCTGCTGCAGCACGCCGACTGGGGGGTCGCGGAGCTGGCGGCCTCCCTCTCTCTGTCCGAGGCCGAAGTCCGGGCGGCGCTCGACCGGCTCAGCGAACTGTCTCTCCTGCGCCCTTCCGCCACGGAGCACACCCGGCTCCACCCCGTCAGCCCCGAACTGGCGATGGAGTCGCTGCTCGCGCGCCAGCAGGCGGAGTTACTCGCACAGCAGCAGAAGCTCGAGACGTCCCGTGCCGCGGCCGCCCAACTCATCGCGGACTGGGTGGGCTTCCAGCCCCTCACGGACTCTCCCGGTGTGGAGACGCTCGTCGGGGTGGACCGGATACGCGACCGGTTGGCCGAGCTGAGCCGCCACATCGACAGTGAGGTCATGGCGTTCGTTCCGGACGCACCCGACGCGCAGAACATCGAATCGGCCAAGCCACTGGACGCGAGTCTGCTGTCCCGCGGCGTGCGGATGCGCACCCTGTATCCCGAGTCCGTACGCAACAACCCGGCCGGGACCGACTACGCGAACTGGCTCGCGGCCATGGGCGGCGAGGTACGCACCACCCCCGACATCCCGGTCCGCATGACCGTCATGGACCGGCGTGTCGCCATCCTGCCGGTGTACGGCGAGAACAGCGGGCACAGCGCTGTCCTGCTCACGGGGGACGGTACTCTCACCGCGCTGTGCGCCCTGTTCGACCTCGCCTGGGACCGGGCCGACCCGCTCGGCACGGCGAGAACGCGCGATGAGCGCGGACTCACGTCCCAGGAACGCGAGACGCTTCGCCTCCTGGAGCACGGGCACACCGACGAGGCCATCGCGAAGCGGCTCGGCATCTCCACCCGCACCACGCGCCGGATCGTGGCCGGGGTCATGGACACGCTGGGGGCGCGAAGCCGCTTCCAGGCCGGGGCGCTGGCCTCGCAGCGGGGCTGGCTCGCCGCTCCGGTCCCCCCGCACACGCGGAACGACACCCCCTAG